AGGCGCTGGGTGCCGCCGAAGGTGGGGGGCATGCCCAGGTTGATTTCGGGCTTGGCAAAAGTGGCTCGTTCGCTGGCGATGGCGAGAGGCGCGGCTTCGGTGACTTCGCATCCGCCTCCGTAGGCCAGGCCGTTCACGGCAACGATGATGGGTTTCTTGAAGGCCTCGATGCGGGCCGTGAGCCGCTGGCCTCGGGCCACGAAATCGCGCACGGCCACGTCGGCCCCGCGGGCGACACTTTGCGAAAATTCGGCGATATCGGCTCCCGCCGAGAAGGCGCGATCCCCGGCGCCTGTGAGGATGAGGGCACCCACGGTGGTGTCCCCTTCGAGGGCGTCGAGCAGCGCCAGCAGGTGGTCGATGAGGGCGTAGCTGAGGGCGTTCAGTTTCTCGGGTCGGTTGAGGGTGAGGGTGGCGATGCGGTCCGCGGACTGCAGGGTGACGAGGTCGGACATGAGGGCTCCCGGGTTGGATGGTGTCCGTCCACGATGCCGTTCTGGAGGCAGTGCGTATACTCACTGTTCGGTATACCTAGGAGCGTGTCCA
This sequence is a window from Geothrix sp. PMB-07. Protein-coding genes within it:
- a CDS encoding crotonase/enoyl-CoA hydratase family protein: MSDLVTLQSADRIATLTLNRPEKLNALSYALIDHLLALLDALEGDTTVGALILTGAGDRAFSAGADIAEFSQSVARGADVAVRDFVARGQRLTARIEAFKKPIIVAVNGLAYGGGCEVTEAAPLAIASERATFAKPEINLGMPPTFGGTQRLPRLAGRKRALEHLLTGDPFSAQRALELGLINQVLPHAELLPAARALAQRILRHSPLAISTILTAVTRGINLSIAEGLLVESEQFARVAPTADLREGLDAWLARRTPQYSGAWSKTASEGR